The following are encoded together in the Bradyrhizobium algeriense genome:
- a CDS encoding inner membrane-spanning protein YciB → MKDVFARLGADFFSTILFIAIYLTTDNVLLATGVAIAGAIAQVIYSRVKGKELGYMTWASLALVIVLGSATLLTHDPRFVLAKPAIGHFAIGVIMLKRGWMLRYMPPIVTQTIPEYVTFAGYAWAALCFVLAAGTIGVAMTGDMKLWTFYVTVVLVGAKIAAFAIQYIAFRVLVGSRLRAAAQRA, encoded by the coding sequence ATGAAGGACGTATTCGCCAGACTGGGCGCCGATTTTTTCTCCACCATCCTGTTCATCGCGATCTACCTCACCACCGACAATGTGCTGCTGGCGACCGGCGTCGCGATCGCAGGCGCCATCGCACAAGTGATCTACTCGCGCGTCAAGGGCAAGGAGCTCGGCTACATGACCTGGGCGAGCCTCGCGCTCGTCATCGTGCTCGGCAGCGCGACGCTTTTGACCCACGACCCCCGCTTCGTGCTGGCGAAGCCCGCGATCGGGCATTTTGCGATCGGCGTCATCATGCTCAAGCGCGGCTGGATGTTGCGCTATATGCCGCCGATCGTGACACAGACCATTCCCGAATACGTCACCTTCGCGGGCTATGCCTGGGCCGCGCTGTGCTTCGTGCTCGCCGCCGGCACCATCGGCGTCGCCATGACCGGCGACATGAAGCTGTGGACGTTCTACGTGACCGTCGTACTGGTCGGCGCCAAGATTGCCGCCTTCGCAATTCAATACATCGCGTTTCGTGTCTTGGTCGGTAGCCGGCTTCGCGCTGCCGCCCAGCGCGCCTAA